Part of the Phycisphaerales bacterium genome, GCCTCGAATGCGCTGGGCGATGCGCGGCCAGGCCTTGAGCGGCATGCCGCGCGGCAGCGAGCCGAGGACGCGGTCCTGCTCGGCCTTCGTCAGCACCAGCGCTTGCTCGACGGGCATCTTCGCGAAGCGGCGCGCGGTGTAGGCGGCCATGACGGCGCGCAGCGTGCGGGCGATGATCGCGCGGCGGGGCAGCACGCCCGCGCCGATGGCCTCGAGCGCCAGGCTCGCCTGCGTGCGGATCGAGTGTCGGCTGCGGTCGCGGCTGAGACGGTGCACGCCCTGGCAGTCGGCGACCGCGACGGTGGGCGAATCGCCATCGAAGGAAACGATGAGGTTGCTGGGCTTGTGGTCGCGGTTGTGCAGGCCCGAGGCGAGCAGGCATCCGACCTGGAGGCCGACCGCGTCGGCAAGCGCATGCTGGCGCCGCAGGGGCATCTCGCCTCGCCTTGCTTGATCGAGGCAGTGCAGCAGGCTGACGCCCTCGACGCGGCCCATGACCAGGCAGTCCTCGCGCACGCCGCCGTCCTTGCGGCTCAAGAGCGCGAGCATCGGGGCGCACGGAATGCCCTCGGCGGCCAGCAACGCGGCACCGGCCCAGTGGCGGTCGCCGGCCGCCATGCCCAGGCGGGCCCGGGCCCGGCCGAGCGGGCCGCCGTAGCGGTAGAACTTCAGGACCACCGGCCGACCGCGCAGTTCGGCGGCCATGACGCGGACGCCGCCGTCTTCCTTGAGCAGGGTCGCCGAATCGGCCCAGGGCTCCTGGGAGAGGGCGCGGGCCCACTCGGGGCCGTCGCCCGTGGGGCCGTGCCGGCGTGCGGAAAAGCTGGGAGCCTCGGCCATCTGGCCCTAGTGTATGTTCGGGCGGTTTCCGGTCGCCGGACGGCGGGCATGCTCGATGCCACGCCGGCTTCGTCGCCCGGATTCTCGCTCCGAGGACGCCCATGCCCGACGTTCCCAAGCCGCTGTCGGTGGCGATCATCTGCAAGAACAACGAGGCGACCATCGGCCGGACCCTCGAGAGCGTGCGCAGGCTGGGGCAAGAGATCGTGGCCGTCGACTCGGGCTCGACCGATGGCACGCTGGACATGCTCGGCGAGAACGGGGTGCGGGTGATCGAGGCCGAATGGCAGGGGTACGTGGGCACGAAGCAGTTCGCCCTGGAGCGATGCGGGCAGCCCTGGGTGCTGTCGCTCGACAGCGACGAGTCGCTGACGCCCGAGCTTCGGCGGTCGATCGAAGCGCTCGACCTCGAGTCTGAGGGCGGGCCGAGCGGCTACCGCGTGAACCGCAAGGTGTTCTACGACGGGCGGTACTTCGAGCACACGTGGCAGCCCGAGTGGCGGCTTCGGCTGGTTCGGCGGGATCGGTACCGATGGGAGGGGCTCGACCCGCACGACGAGCTGCGGCCGATCGATGGCGGAGAAGCGACGGCCGACCTCGCGGGCGACCTTCGGCACGATAGTTTTTCGGGGTTTGCCGAGCTGATGCGCAAGCACGTGGGGCACGCCCAGCTCATGGCGACGAGCCTGCACGCCGAGGGACGGCGGGCGGGGCCGCTGAAGCTGGCGATCTCGCCGGTACAGGCGTTCGTGCGGCAGGCGGTGTTCCGGCGCGGGTATCGGGACGGCACGCGGGGCTGGGCGGCGGCCGGCGCGATGGCTGCATATACCCTCATGAAGTACGTGTGCCTGCTGGAGCTCCAGGACCAGGCGGGCCGACAGCGAGAGGAGCGGCGGTGACCACGATCCAGCAGGAGCGAGCGCCCGTGAGCGGACCTTCGTCGATTGACCTGAGCGGCGTGAACAAGACGCTTCAGTTCGAGGACGCGCGCGACCCGCGGGTGGCCCCCACCGTCGCGGACATGAAGAAGTGGGTGCTGCGGTGGCGTTTGAAGGGCGAGCCGCTGGGCGTGAACGGCGCCGTGAAGAAGCGTTGGTACGTGCGGCCGCACAAGATGTGGGAGTACAGCCGGGGGCTGGCGCTCACGGGCGCGAGCGGGCCGACGCGAGAGCCGGGCGCGAAGCTGCACTGCCTGGACGTCGGCGGCGCGATGACGCTACCGATCCTGTACCTGGGGAGCCTGGGCGACCGCGTGGTGTGCCTGGACATCGACCCCACCATGACCCGCCAGAGCATGGACGCGGCCGAGCGGCAGGGGCTGGAACTGGACTGCCGGACGACCAACCTGGGCGAAGAGGATCCGTCGGCGGCGGATCTGGGCGCGCCCGAGGCCGGGTTCGACCGGGTGTACTGCTTCAGCGTGATCGAGCACATCCTGCCGCCCGAGCAGGAGCGGGTTGCCAGCCGAATGGGTGGCCTCGTGAAGCCCGGCGGGATGCTGTGCATCACGTTCGACTTCGGTGAGCACGGGCCGATGGAGGCGCCGATGCGGACGATGGACGACGCGCACAAGCTCGGCGACCTGATCGGACTGCCGTTGATCGGTGGGGACTTCGTCGATACGGGCGATCGATACCCGCTGAATCGCAAGCACCCGCAGGCTCGGTACACCTTCGGTTCGATGTTCTTTCGCCGGCCCGAGGCCTAACACCAGAGCGGATTGGTGCTAGCATTGTGGCCCTCAGCGTGAGGGCATCAGACGTGCCCGCGGCACGAGCCGCGTCGAGGACACCAATGGCCAAGAAGACCAGCAAGAAGGCCGGCACGACCGGCAAGAAGACCAGCAAGAAGACGTCGAAGAAGACGACCAAGAAGACCGCCAAGGTCGGCAAGAAGACCACGAAGAAGAGCACGACCAAGAAGACCGGCAAGAAGGTCTCCAAGAAGACCACTTCGACCGCCGGCAAGACGCGCGGCAAGAAGACCACCAGCCGCGGCGGCCGCAGCAAGGTCACGCGCACCAAGGTGCACGCCATTCCGGCGAGCTGAATCGACCGACTCGAACGGGCGTCGCCCCCGGGCGCGCCCCCCACGACCAAGAGGAATCACACGCTGCCCCCCTCGAAGAAGACCAACAACAAGAAGAAGCCCGCCACGAACTCCAGCCGGAGTGGGTCGGGTGGACGGGCGCCAAAGGGCCCGAGCAAGAAAGCCGAGCGTGACGAGACCATCTTCGATCGCTCGGTGACGTTCGACGACTTCGATCTGGTCGAAGACGTGCTCGATGGCGTGGACGACGAGGGATTCGTCCACCCGACGATGATCCAGTCGATGCTGATTCCCGTCGCGCTGACGGGCAAGGACGTGCTGGGCCAGGCCAAGACGGGTACGGGGAAGACGGCGGCGTTCGGCCTGCCGCTGCTGTCGCTGGTCGACCCGGGCGATAGCTTCGCGGCGCTCGTGCTCGCTCCGACGCGCGAGCTGGCGCTGCAGATCACCAGCGAGCTCCAGACGCTGGGCAAGCACAGCGGGCTGAACGTGGTGGCGATCTACGGCGGCGACCCGATCGAGAAGCAGGCCCGCAAGCTCGCTAAGAAGCCGGAGATCATCGTCGGCACGCCGGGCCGCGTGATGGACATGGAGCGGCGCGGCTATTTGCGGTTCGACAAGATCCAGGTGGCGATCCTGGACGAGGTCGACCGGATGCTGGACATCGGCTTCCGCGAGGACATCCGCCGGATCATGAGCGCGTGCCCGAAGGACCGGCAGACGATCTTCGTCTCGGCGACGCTGACCGAGGAGATCGAAAAGCTCGCCCGGCAGTACATGAACAACCCCGAGAAGCTGGTCGCCTCGGCCGGCTCGCTCACCGTGAGCGTGGTGGAGCAGCACTACCTGACCGTGCAGCCGTGGGACAAGAAGCGGCTGCTCGTGCACCTGCTGACGCACGAGGAGCCCGCGCTGACGGTCGTGTTCTGCCGCCTGAAGCGCGTGGTGGACGACCTCGAGAAGCTGCTGCGTGACAAGGGCATCGATGCGGTGGCCATCCACGGCGACATGCGCCAGAGCCGCCGCAACAGCGTGATGAGCCGGCTTCGGACGGGGGAGCTCGGAGTCTTGATCGCCAGCGACCTGGCCAGCCGCGGCATCGACGTCGAGGGCATCAGCCACGTCATCAACTACGACCTGCCCGAGGACCCGGACCTGTACATCCACCGCATCGGGCGCACCGC contains:
- a CDS encoding glycosyltransferase family 2 protein, which translates into the protein MPDVPKPLSVAIICKNNEATIGRTLESVRRLGQEIVAVDSGSTDGTLDMLGENGVRVIEAEWQGYVGTKQFALERCGQPWVLSLDSDESLTPELRRSIEALDLESEGGPSGYRVNRKVFYDGRYFEHTWQPEWRLRLVRRDRYRWEGLDPHDELRPIDGGEATADLAGDLRHDSFSGFAELMRKHVGHAQLMATSLHAEGRRAGPLKLAISPVQAFVRQAVFRRGYRDGTRGWAAAGAMAAYTLMKYVCLLELQDQAGRQREERR
- a CDS encoding class I SAM-dependent methyltransferase, with product MTTIQQERAPVSGPSSIDLSGVNKTLQFEDARDPRVAPTVADMKKWVLRWRLKGEPLGVNGAVKKRWYVRPHKMWEYSRGLALTGASGPTREPGAKLHCLDVGGAMTLPILYLGSLGDRVVCLDIDPTMTRQSMDAAERQGLELDCRTTNLGEEDPSAADLGAPEAGFDRVYCFSVIEHILPPEQERVASRMGGLVKPGGMLCITFDFGEHGPMEAPMRTMDDAHKLGDLIGLPLIGGDFVDTGDRYPLNRKHPQARYTFGSMFFRRPEA
- a CDS encoding DEAD/DEAH box helicase, with product MTFDDFDLVEDVLDGVDDEGFVHPTMIQSMLIPVALTGKDVLGQAKTGTGKTAAFGLPLLSLVDPGDSFAALVLAPTRELALQITSELQTLGKHSGLNVVAIYGGDPIEKQARKLAKKPEIIVGTPGRVMDMERRGYLRFDKIQVAILDEVDRMLDIGFREDIRRIMSACPKDRQTIFVSATLTEEIEKLARQYMNNPEKLVASAGSLTVSVVEQHYLTVQPWDKKRLLVHLLTHEEPALTVVFCRLKRVVDDLEKLLRDKGIDAVAIHGDMRQSRRNSVMSRLRTGELGVLIASDLASRGIDVEGISHVINYDLPEDPDLYIHRIGRTARAGRGGVAWSLVTPEQGALLTEIENRINTHIPFMDYPDFKPGPEPAAVRERREQEAAREERSKQRTLERQGKVLPKGGDEKKFPGGVVPTKLPPKRMGGRLSGRR